The Oleidesulfovibrio alaskensis DSM 16109 genome has a segment encoding these proteins:
- a CDS encoding N-acetyl sugar amidotransferase — translation MKYCSRCLYPANHPLHIIFDGQGVCSGCRVHEEKDTLDWAERFARLERLVAPYRSRSGRFHDCVVPVSGAGDSYFIVDVVRNRLRMNPLLVSYNQQYNTRTGIRNLAYLRTFFDCDYFQQTVSPASVKKVTRATLRLMGSMHWHCIAGGTAFPVQVATRFKIPLIIWGAHQGLEQVGMFSHLDEVEMSRRYRHEHDLMGYEAEDLLAADAGLSERDVAPYMYPHECDVAGAGVRGIYLGNYIRWDTKAQHEAMIDRYGYETAPQQRTFDAYNHVDNWHYAGVHDLIKYLKFGYSKVVDHVCREIRFGRLSREKGLGVVRAYQQVVPGDLPLLLEWLDMSEADFFACIDAHRDPAAWEKRDGVWVCRSELYAGGDTAGGVPPACGYADDSSRCGEQAETGGYTLMGRGWVDAWHRNP, via the coding sequence ATGAAATACTGCTCGAGATGCCTGTATCCTGCCAACCATCCGCTGCACATCATATTTGACGGGCAGGGGGTGTGCAGCGGGTGCAGGGTGCATGAAGAAAAAGATACCCTGGACTGGGCGGAACGCTTTGCCCGTCTTGAGCGCCTTGTGGCACCGTACAGAAGCCGCAGCGGCAGGTTTCACGACTGCGTGGTTCCTGTTTCCGGTGCGGGTGATTCCTATTTCATAGTGGATGTGGTGCGTAACAGGCTGCGCATGAATCCTCTGCTTGTTTCGTACAACCAGCAGTACAATACCCGGACGGGCATCCGCAATCTTGCGTATCTGCGTACTTTTTTTGACTGCGACTATTTTCAGCAGACGGTTTCTCCCGCATCGGTGAAAAAAGTCACCCGTGCCACTTTGCGGCTTATGGGCAGCATGCACTGGCACTGCATTGCCGGGGGCACTGCTTTTCCGGTGCAGGTGGCTACACGGTTCAAGATTCCGCTTATTATCTGGGGGGCACATCAGGGGCTGGAACAGGTGGGCATGTTTTCGCACCTTGACGAAGTTGAGATGTCGCGCAGGTACCGGCACGAGCACGACCTTATGGGATACGAGGCCGAAGACCTGCTGGCGGCGGATGCCGGCCTGAGTGAAAGGGATGTGGCTCCCTATATGTATCCGCATGAGTGTGATGTGGCCGGCGCGGGGGTGCGGGGTATCTATCTGGGCAATTACATACGGTGGGATACCAAAGCCCAGCATGAGGCCATGATTGACAGATACGGCTATGAAACAGCTCCGCAGCAGCGCACCTTTGATGCCTATAATCATGTGGATAACTGGCATTATGCCGGTGTGCACGATCTGATAAAATATCTGAAGTTCGGATACTCCAAGGTTGTTGACCATGTATGCCGTGAAATCAGATTCGGCAGACTTTCCCGCGAGAAAGGGCTAGGGGTTGTGCGTGCGTACCAGCAGGTGGTTCCCGGCGACCTGCCGTTGCTTCTGGAATGGCTGGATATGAGCGAAGCGGATTTTTTTGCCTGCATTGACGCGCATCGCGACCCCGCCGCGTGGGAAAAGCGCGACGGCGTATGGGTGTGCAGGTCGGAACTGTATGCCGGCGGCGATACCGCGGGCGGCGTTCCGCCTGCGTGCGGGTATGCAGATGACAGCTCGCGGTGCGGTGAACAGGCAGAAACCGGGGGATACACGCTTATGGGACGCGGATGGGTGGATGCATGGCACAGAAATCCGTGA
- the asnB gene encoding asparagine synthase (glutamine-hydrolyzing) — MCGICGMFNAPATSRRVLERMLEALEHRGPDSCGVYSDGSYLAGMRRLAINDVAGGGQPLFNASGSVALLYNGEIYNSPSLRRMLQKEGVVFATSSDGEVICHLYDRHGEAAFQMLDGMFACALWDSEKCRLVLARDIPGEKPLYYARTRSGGVVFASEIKSLVRHPDVSRELDYQALWDFPTFLWIPEPRTVLRDVRAVERGSILVFDGQTMRSTAIANTFGPAEDMAALSDDDAAGLVRTTVEDAIRTRLLSDVPVGSFLSSGLDSSIICAVASRELPSLSTFTIGFEQCADPYHGMADESAGAEEFAALLGTRHTTIRVTAETFRRSLHEFCLYGDQPFAVSSGLGVFAVSRAAREQGIKVLLTGDGADEAFGGYSWYAHLQGIDSLAAQTAGEASVSFQNTGMPVEQRLRVLAGYGAAQRAWAWHYYASEQEKTALFAAAPFENVRPSLRFFERFFTRRPQPEDYIRQDRAFYFPFEMLRKADRMTMANSVEGRVPFAAPAVQQLAEGLSLRQMVHGTELKWLLRKAFADVLPPQVARRPKHGFNVPVDRWLRGEWADMVSDTFRSGSRLAETRLLAPDAAARARLMLEDPQRLNGHTLFCYIMLNLWLEEFASWN, encoded by the coding sequence GTGTGCGGCATATGCGGCATGTTCAATGCGCCGGCGACGTCGCGCCGCGTTCTGGAAAGAATGCTTGAGGCTCTGGAACACCGGGGACCGGACTCCTGCGGCGTGTACAGTGACGGCAGCTATCTGGCGGGAATGCGGCGGCTGGCCATCAACGATGTGGCAGGCGGCGGGCAACCGCTGTTCAATGCTTCGGGCAGCGTGGCTTTGCTGTACAACGGCGAGATTTATAATTCTCCCTCGCTGCGCCGGATGCTGCAGAAAGAAGGCGTTGTTTTTGCCACCAGCTCCGACGGCGAGGTGATCTGTCATTTATATGACCGGCACGGCGAGGCGGCGTTTCAGATGCTTGACGGCATGTTCGCCTGTGCTCTCTGGGATTCGGAAAAATGCCGTCTTGTCCTTGCCCGCGATATTCCCGGAGAAAAGCCGCTGTACTACGCCCGTACCCGCAGCGGCGGGGTTGTTTTTGCCTCGGAGATAAAAAGCCTTGTGCGGCACCCTGATGTCAGCCGGGAGCTTGATTATCAGGCGCTCTGGGATTTTCCTACTTTTTTGTGGATTCCCGAACCGCGGACAGTACTGCGTGATGTGCGCGCTGTGGAGCGTGGCAGCATACTGGTGTTTGACGGGCAGACCATGCGCAGCACGGCCATTGCCAACACATTCGGTCCTGCAGAGGATATGGCCGCTCTTTCGGATGATGATGCGGCGGGGCTGGTGCGTACCACCGTGGAAGATGCCATCCGCACGCGGCTGCTTTCGGATGTGCCGGTGGGCAGTTTTCTGAGCAGCGGGCTGGACAGTTCCATAATATGTGCCGTGGCGTCGCGCGAGCTGCCTTCGTTGTCCACGTTTACCATCGGGTTCGAGCAGTGCGCGGATCCCTACCACGGTATGGCCGATGAATCGGCAGGGGCGGAAGAATTCGCCGCGCTGCTGGGCACCCGGCATACAACCATCCGGGTTACGGCTGAAACGTTCCGCCGGAGTTTGCATGAATTTTGCTTGTATGGAGATCAGCCCTTTGCCGTTTCTTCGGGGCTGGGTGTTTTTGCCGTTTCCAGAGCTGCCCGCGAACAGGGCATAAAAGTACTGCTTACCGGCGACGGCGCCGACGAGGCTTTCGGCGGGTATTCATGGTACGCCCATCTGCAGGGGATTGACTCTCTGGCTGCGCAGACTGCGGGAGAAGCAAGCGTTTCCTTTCAGAATACAGGCATGCCGGTCGAGCAGCGTCTGCGGGTGCTGGCGGGGTACGGGGCGGCGCAACGGGCATGGGCCTGGCACTACTATGCCTCGGAACAGGAAAAAACAGCGCTGTTCGCCGCGGCACCATTTGAAAATGTTCGTCCGTCACTGCGTTTTTTTGAAAGATTTTTTACCCGACGCCCGCAGCCCGAAGATTACATACGGCAGGACAGAGCATTTTATTTTCCGTTTGAGATGCTTCGCAAAGCCGACAGGATGACTATGGCGAATTCTGTGGAGGGGCGGGTGCCTTTTGCCGCTCCTGCGGTGCAGCAGCTGGCCGAAGGGCTTTCACTGCGGCAGATGGTGCACGGAACGGAGCTTAAATGGCTGCTGCGCAAAGCCTTTGCCGATGTATTGCCACCTCAGGTGGCGCGGCGGCCCAAGCACGGCTTCAATGTGCCGGTGGACAGGTGGCTGCGCGGAGAATGGGCAGACATGGTGTCAGATACGTTCCGCTCGGGTTCGCGTCTGGCAGAGACGCGGTTGCTGGCACCGGATGCTGCTGCGCGGGCACGACTTATGCTGGAAGACCCGCAGAGGCTCAATGGTCATACGCTGTTTTGTTACATTATGCTTAACCTGTGGCTTGAGGAGTTTGCATCATGGAACTGA
- a CDS encoding N-acetyl sugar amidotransferase, whose protein sequence is MMRYCTKCVQPDTRPGIVFNEQGVCPACTFMEQAPAVDWEQRRRELEAIAEYGRSHSSHGYDCLVGVSGGKDSTRQAMYVRDELNLNPLLVNCGYPPEQLVDRGAENIANLVELGFDMISYCPAPQTWKRLQWEGLQRYGNFLKSSEMALYASAPRVSLAYQIPLVFLGENPAVTVGELCIGTTDGNANMVKNGNTIAGGPDTVMPPDMPVNKTILYRFPSDEETENSLMRIVYLGYYIEDFGKVKNAEFSMAHGMKVRTDPPEDIGDITGHEALDEDFVIVNQMFKYIKLGFGKVVDQVSEEVRRGTMTRDEAVRLARLYDGKCARRYVDSFCRYFKISHEEFDSIVERFRNRDIWKKKNGQWCLAVDFDNTPII, encoded by the coding sequence ATGATGCGTTATTGTACAAAGTGTGTGCAGCCGGACACCCGTCCGGGCATAGTTTTTAATGAGCAGGGTGTATGCCCCGCGTGTACTTTTATGGAGCAGGCCCCTGCGGTGGACTGGGAGCAGCGCAGGCGCGAACTTGAAGCCATAGCGGAATACGGGCGCAGTCACAGCTCGCACGGGTATGACTGCCTTGTGGGGGTCAGCGGGGGCAAAGACAGCACCCGGCAGGCCATGTATGTGCGTGATGAACTTAATCTCAATCCTTTGCTGGTCAACTGCGGGTATCCGCCGGAGCAGCTTGTGGACAGGGGCGCGGAGAATATAGCGAACCTTGTGGAACTGGGGTTCGATATGATCAGCTACTGCCCTGCGCCGCAGACCTGGAAGCGGTTGCAGTGGGAGGGATTGCAGCGATACGGCAATTTTTTAAAATCGTCCGAGATGGCGCTGTATGCCAGCGCTCCGCGTGTATCGCTTGCCTACCAGATTCCTTTGGTGTTTCTGGGAGAAAATCCGGCAGTCACAGTGGGTGAACTGTGCATAGGCACCACTGACGGCAATGCCAACATGGTTAAAAACGGCAATACCATAGCCGGCGGCCCTGATACTGTGATGCCGCCGGACATGCCGGTGAACAAGACAATTCTCTACAGATTCCCTTCAGATGAGGAAACCGAGAACTCTCTGATGCGCATCGTGTATCTTGGCTATTATATAGAAGATTTCGGAAAGGTGAAAAACGCGGAATTTTCTATGGCCCACGGCATGAAAGTGCGTACGGACCCGCCGGAAGATATCGGTGATATCACCGGGCACGAAGCGCTGGACGAAGATTTTGTCATCGTGAACCAGATGTTCAAGTACATCAAACTGGGTTTCGGCAAGGTTGTGGATCAGGTGAGCGAAGAGGTACGCCGCGGCACCATGACGCGCGATGAAGCAGTGCGTCTTGCCCGCCTGTATGACGGAAAATGCGCCCGGCGCTACGTGGACAGTTTTTGCCGCTATTTTAAAATTTCGCACGAAGAATTTGACAGTATCGTGGAGCGGTTCCGCAACAGGGATATCTGGAAAAAAAAGAACGGTCAGTGGTGTCTGGCCGTGGATTTTGACAATACGCCCATCATATAG
- a CDS encoding glycosyltransferase family 2 protein, which produces MPEVAPKVTVYISSHNYGEYLEQAVESVLRQNFDRWELFLVDDNSSDNTRDILQYYRGAGRIRILQGEGRGLIPVANTVLELARGEYIIRLDADDVFDENILLVLSNYLDRNPDVAMVFPDYYLMDQDGVLYSSFRKESLAGNDNVQDMPPHGACTMIRTSVLREIGGYDASLPAQDGFYVWSRIRDKYGVHNINLPLFCYRQHGYNLTRNAARITLARQAVKKSVCDGMGTCEQPVVAVIPCRSCYDFVPDVWKERIGGLSLLDMAVGKCVDSALFSSIVVTSDTTEVLDTIGGVSDPRLRFLPREHASTYRSRPMTDTLKSVAAQLALPDSAIMLLCYPQAPFTTVETLEEAVHTLLMFDADSVFTAIPVDKPLYRRGPNGMTCINPSTFSTSDFNTIFQESRNVFALKVGNLKKGSMTGNKSICYPIAGEEVLYINSAQDLAAARSFLP; this is translated from the coding sequence ATGCCTGAAGTAGCACCGAAAGTAACGGTATACATATCGTCGCACAACTACGGAGAGTATCTGGAGCAGGCTGTGGAAAGCGTGCTGCGTCAGAATTTCGACCGGTGGGAGTTGTTTCTTGTCGACGATAATTCTTCGGATAACACCCGCGACATTCTGCAGTACTACAGGGGAGCCGGACGTATCCGTATTCTGCAGGGTGAAGGGCGGGGGCTTATCCCCGTGGCTAACACGGTTCTTGAGCTTGCCCGCGGAGAATACATCATCCGGCTGGATGCCGATGATGTGTTTGACGAAAATATTCTGCTGGTGCTTTCCAACTACCTTGACCGCAATCCGGATGTGGCCATGGTATTCCCCGATTACTATCTGATGGATCAGGACGGGGTGCTGTATTCTTCGTTCCGCAAGGAATCACTGGCGGGCAATGACAATGTGCAGGACATGCCCCCTCACGGTGCCTGCACCATGATACGCACCTCGGTGCTCCGTGAAATAGGCGGCTATGACGCATCGCTGCCCGCGCAGGACGGCTTTTATGTATGGAGCCGCATACGCGATAAATACGGGGTGCATAACATCAATCTGCCGTTGTTCTGCTACCGCCAGCACGGCTATAACCTGACCCGCAATGCAGCTCGTATAACACTGGCCCGGCAGGCTGTGAAAAAAAGTGTCTGCGACGGCATGGGCACCTGTGAGCAGCCGGTGGTGGCGGTCATCCCCTGCCGCAGTTGCTACGACTTTGTGCCCGATGTGTGGAAAGAGCGCATCGGCGGGCTGTCCCTGCTGGATATGGCCGTGGGGAAATGCGTCGATTCCGCCTTGTTCAGCAGTATTGTGGTTACTTCCGATACCACCGAGGTGCTGGATACGATTGGCGGTGTCAGTGACCCGCGACTGCGTTTTCTGCCGCGTGAGCATGCTTCGACCTACAGGTCGCGTCCCATGACGGATACGCTCAAAAGTGTGGCGGCTCAGCTTGCTTTACCGGATTCTGCCATTATGCTGCTGTGTTACCCTCAGGCACCGTTTACCACAGTGGAAACACTGGAAGAGGCCGTGCATACACTGCTGATGTTTGATGCGGACAGTGTATTTACGGCGATACCCGTGGACAAGCCGCTGTACCGGAGGGGCCCCAACGGTATGACCTGCATCAATCCGTCCACATTTTCGACCAGTGATTTCAATACAATTTTTCAGGAATCGCGCAACGTGTTCGCCCTTAAGGTTGGTAATCTGAAAAAGGGCAGCATGACCGGCAATAAAAGCATCTGCTATCCCATTGCCGGTGAGGAGGTGCTGTACATCAACAGTGCGCAGGACCTTGCAGCGGCACGTTCCTTTTTACCCTAG
- a CDS encoding NTP transferase domain-containing protein — MKAVILAAGSGTRLRPYTQDRPKCMVQLCGAPMLHTQIQVLRSCGIDDITVVGGYLADRLDPCGSRVVVNGDYAATNMVWTLKCVARELGDDVIVSYGDILYHPDILAGICAGDASVAVAVDAAWHGYWQQRFDDVLADAETLRLEGDRITEIGRRPQSLADIQGQYIGLMRFSADGAQLLRDTLCGLAGDSPVAGKPARSAYMTDLLQSFIDDGHPCTAVPFTGSWCEVDTVRDLSVAEGRVCPWVRGLAERGGA; from the coding sequence ATGAAAGCTGTTATTCTGGCCGCCGGTAGCGGCACACGACTGCGTCCGTATACGCAGGACAGGCCGAAATGCATGGTACAGCTGTGCGGTGCGCCCATGCTGCATACGCAGATACAGGTGCTTCGTTCCTGCGGGATAGACGATATAACAGTGGTTGGCGGTTACCTTGCAGACCGTCTGGACCCGTGCGGCAGCCGCGTGGTTGTGAACGGGGACTACGCGGCCACCAATATGGTCTGGACACTGAAGTGTGTTGCCCGGGAACTGGGCGACGACGTGATCGTTTCTTACGGAGACATACTGTACCACCCCGATATTCTGGCAGGCATATGTGCCGGCGACGCTTCTGTGGCGGTGGCTGTCGACGCCGCCTGGCACGGATACTGGCAGCAGCGCTTTGATGATGTGCTGGCTGACGCCGAAACCCTGCGTCTTGAAGGTGACCGCATTACGGAGATCGGCCGCAGGCCGCAATCACTGGCCGACATTCAGGGGCAGTATATAGGTCTGATGCGTTTTTCCGCAGATGGCGCACAGCTATTGCGCGATACGTTGTGCGGTCTTGCAGGCGATTCACCCGTTGCCGGAAAACCGGCCCGCAGCGCCTACATGACTGATCTGCTGCAGTCGTTCATCGATGACGGGCACCCCTGCACCGCCGTGCCTTTCACCGGCAGCTGGTGCGAGGTGGACACCGTGCGTGATCTTTCCGTCGCAGAGGGCAGAGTGTGCCCGTGGGTGCGCGGACTGGCAGAACGGGGGGGTGCCTAG
- a CDS encoding class I SAM-dependent methyltransferase: MKTYYSKSLSATFGRQASFLAKNDELVARAAQATAALCAMPARTHCPLCAGTAPQAQDFVHRGAAYFRCPRCGHIVSCNDPSFLEQDEEQFAKVYPALRGEEREARRLNVYQPKLDWVLESCRRELGRDRQHMLACQWLEIGCGEGFFLEALQRSGAEHVSGVEADTIMAGRCAGLLGADCVDISHRPLACEIRERRFDVLAAWYVLEHVPDLHSVAQALASVPAGTLFCFAVPMFSLSVVLESACHGHFARTLDNDIHTQLFTDDSIDYFLHSAGFEKVSHWVFGQDVIDLGRIIRNGIAGSYSEDMAAGVCSMLSEAYEELQGVVDRHLMSDSRHVLAVKR; encoded by the coding sequence ATGAAAACGTATTATTCAAAATCACTCAGCGCCACCTTCGGACGTCAGGCATCTTTTCTGGCAAAAAACGATGAGCTGGTGGCCCGTGCCGCACAGGCCACTGCCGCCCTGTGCGCCATGCCGGCAAGAACCCACTGCCCCCTTTGTGCCGGTACCGCACCGCAGGCACAGGATTTTGTGCACCGTGGTGCGGCATATTTCCGTTGCCCCCGTTGCGGACATATTGTTTCCTGCAACGACCCTTCTTTTCTGGAGCAGGACGAAGAACAGTTTGCCAAGGTGTATCCTGCATTGCGGGGAGAGGAACGCGAAGCCCGCAGACTGAATGTTTATCAGCCCAAGCTCGACTGGGTTCTGGAATCGTGCCGCCGCGAACTGGGCCGCGACAGGCAGCATATGCTGGCCTGTCAGTGGCTTGAGATAGGCTGCGGTGAAGGTTTTTTTCTGGAGGCGCTGCAGCGCAGCGGAGCGGAGCATGTGAGCGGGGTGGAAGCTGACACCATCATGGCAGGACGCTGTGCCGGTCTGCTGGGGGCTGACTGCGTGGATATTTCCCACCGTCCGTTAGCCTGCGAGATCAGGGAGCGGCGTTTTGATGTTCTGGCTGCATGGTATGTGCTGGAGCATGTGCCTGACCTGCATTCAGTGGCTCAGGCTCTGGCTTCGGTGCCGGCCGGTACGCTGTTTTGCTTCGCGGTGCCCATGTTCAGCCTGTCGGTTGTGCTGGAAAGCGCCTGCCACGGGCACTTTGCACGCACGCTGGATAACGACATCCACACACAGCTTTTTACCGATGATTCCATTGATTATTTTCTGCATAGTGCGGGGTTTGAAAAAGTGTCCCACTGGGTTTTCGGGCAGGATGTCATCGACCTTGGCCGGATTATCAGAAACGGTATAGCCGGAAGCTACTCAGAAGATATGGCCGCCGGCGTGTGCTCCATGCTTTCGGAAGCGTATGAAGAACTGCAGGGTGTTGTGGACAGGCATTTGATGTCCGACTCGCGCCATGTGCTTGCCGTGAAAAGGTAG
- a CDS encoding gamma-glutamyl-gamma-aminobutyrate hydrolase family protein (Members of this family of hydrolases with an active site Cys residue belong to MEROPS family C26.), with translation MTVQTVLIAISQRVEHVAGRAEVRDCLDRSWSLFMDRCGCALFPVPSHTADVGAALDAAGVSGVILSGGNSLSCTGAPDADMVRDRLEAGLIGYAQARGLPVAGVCRGMQMLCRHLSGVVPVPVTGHAGTRHALLCSPQALRHGIHRTEVASYHDYGIPSAALAGHFHVLAQSQDGMAEAVLSLCGGMLGIMWHPERGQPFDEGDVELFSNLFNAGGVR, from the coding sequence ATGACGGTCCAGACGGTGCTTATAGCCATTTCGCAACGGGTGGAGCATGTTGCCGGACGTGCGGAAGTGCGCGACTGTCTGGACAGGTCCTGGTCGCTTTTTATGGATCGCTGCGGGTGTGCGCTGTTTCCTGTGCCCTCGCATACGGCAGATGTCGGGGCTGCGCTTGATGCAGCCGGTGTGTCCGGAGTGATTCTGTCCGGAGGAAATTCGCTGTCGTGCACCGGAGCTCCGGATGCCGATATGGTTCGCGACAGGCTGGAGGCCGGATTGATCGGTTATGCGCAGGCGCGCGGGCTGCCCGTTGCCGGTGTGTGCCGCGGTATGCAGATGCTTTGCCGGCATCTGAGCGGGGTGGTGCCCGTTCCTGTGACCGGACATGCCGGCACACGGCATGCCCTGCTGTGCTCGCCGCAGGCGTTGCGGCACGGCATACACCGGACCGAGGTCGCTTCGTACCATGACTACGGCATACCGTCCGCGGCGCTGGCTGGGCATTTTCATGTACTGGCGCAGTCGCAGGACGGCATGGCCGAGGCGGTGCTGTCGTTGTGCGGCGGCATGCTGGGTATCATGTGGCATCCGGAACGCGGACAGCCTTTTGACGAGGGCGATGTGGAGCTTTTCAGCAACTTATTCAACGCAGGCGGAGTGCGATAG
- a CDS encoding rhodanese-like domain-containing protein: MHSQEIRAARVSAEGLRQLMARRREGEYTIVDVRSADEYRQGHIPGAVHIAVTELEQRIGELDAAQEHVFYCHSGSRSAAAAVLAAESGRLRGALYNLDGGILAWEGASVADVPRIAVFDDVKDMRGLLLRAMDMEKAAFLLYSRVRGAVAHAGVCSLMDRLVNMEETHARVVYSYLKRQWDDIPDFKELFESLEGRVLEGGLTMDELEPWIRGAGTGDCTEIADLALEVEANALDLYRTLAHRAGRGGQDGGTASDEAVSAFTDLAQQEKQHARLILQHMEAFGGQD; this comes from the coding sequence ATGCATTCACAGGAAATAAGAGCTGCGAGGGTATCTGCAGAGGGGTTGCGGCAGCTTATGGCCCGTCGCCGCGAAGGCGAGTACACCATTGTGGACGTGCGCAGTGCCGACGAGTACCGTCAGGGGCATATTCCGGGTGCGGTGCATATTGCCGTTACCGAGCTTGAACAGCGCATCGGCGAGCTGGATGCCGCTCAGGAGCACGTCTTTTACTGCCACAGCGGCAGCAGGTCTGCCGCGGCAGCGGTGCTGGCGGCAGAAAGCGGCAGGCTGCGGGGGGCGCTGTACAATCTGGACGGCGGCATACTGGCATGGGAAGGCGCATCCGTGGCGGATGTGCCCCGCATTGCGGTATTTGACGACGTGAAAGATATGCGGGGGCTGCTGCTGCGTGCCATGGACATGGAGAAAGCGGCGTTTCTGCTGTACTCCCGCGTACGCGGCGCGGTAGCCCATGCCGGAGTGTGTTCGCTTATGGACAGGCTGGTGAATATGGAAGAAACCCATGCGCGGGTGGTGTACAGCTATCTGAAACGTCAGTGGGATGACATTCCTGATTTTAAGGAACTTTTTGAAAGCCTTGAGGGGCGGGTTCTTGAGGGCGGGCTGACCATGGACGAGCTGGAGCCGTGGATCCGAGGTGCCGGTACCGGTGACTGCACGGAAATAGCCGATCTGGCGCTGGAGGTTGAAGCCAACGCGCTTGACCTGTACCGCACTCTGGCGCACAGAGCCGGCCGCGGCGGACAGGATGGCGGCACTGCATCGGATGAAGCGGTCAGCGCTTTTACCGATCTGGCACAGCAGGAAAAGCAGCACGCCCGCCTTATACTGCAGCATATGGAGGCATTCGGCGGGCAGGATTGA
- a CDS encoding N-acetylneuraminate synthase family protein, producing MELIVEIGQNHNGDMNLALDMVRIAAEAGADVAKFQVYDARALFPREGNPWFEYNCATELSRDDVALLADACRRYGIEFMASVFDEERVEWLEDLGVRRYKVASRSVTETPLLRRLAATGKPLLVSLGMWRGDGFPQIAGADRVEYLYCVSEYPTPLEHLHLQHCDFNAYAGFSDHSIGLTAAMAALSRGARIIEKHFTIDKTMYGPDHEGSMDAEELRRLVRFRDELALCLK from the coding sequence ATGGAACTGATTGTGGAGATAGGGCAGAACCACAACGGAGATATGAATCTTGCGCTGGATATGGTGCGCATTGCCGCCGAAGCCGGTGCCGATGTGGCTAAATTTCAGGTGTATGATGCCAGGGCGTTGTTTCCGCGTGAAGGTAACCCGTGGTTCGAATACAACTGCGCCACAGAGCTTTCGCGCGACGATGTGGCCCTGCTGGCTGATGCATGCCGCAGGTACGGCATTGAATTCATGGCTTCTGTGTTCGACGAGGAACGTGTGGAGTGGCTGGAAGATCTGGGTGTGCGGCGTTACAAGGTTGCCTCCCGTTCCGTAACCGAAACTCCGCTGCTGCGGCGTCTCGCGGCCACGGGCAAGCCGTTGCTTGTATCGCTGGGTATGTGGCGGGGAGACGGCTTTCCGCAGATTGCCGGTGCAGACCGTGTGGAATATCTTTACTGCGTTTCGGAATATCCGACACCGCTGGAGCACCTGCATCTGCAGCACTGCGATTTTAACGCCTATGCAGGATTCAGCGATCACAGCATAGGTCTTACCGCGGCCATGGCTGCTCTTTCCCGCGGGGCGCGCATCATCGAAAAGCATTTTACCATCGACAAAACCATGTACGGGCCGGACCACGAAGGCAGCATGGATGCAGAGGAACTGCGCAGGCTGGTCCGGTTCAGGGATGAGCTAGCGCTATGCCTGAAGTAG
- a CDS encoding cytidylyltransferase domain-containing protein: MNAAIITARMGSSRLPGKVMLDLAGAPMLQRMVERVRRAELVDKVVVATTGHPADDIIADLCRRMGCGCFRGAEHDVMDRVLRAAQEAEAAEVVHLTGDCPFADAELIDATVAFFRANSFDYVGNNLNGTFPIGLDVRMFATQALRDAAARTSNPVDRVHVTYYLYMHPERYAVGGWDAPQGMHAGYRLTVDEFADYRLALTVFRALSRQSAAFPSFSVSELMAFLKDNPAIAALNAHVRQKAPEEG, translated from the coding sequence ATGAATGCTGCCATAATAACGGCGCGGATGGGGTCTTCCCGTCTGCCGGGCAAAGTGATGCTTGATCTGGCCGGAGCGCCCATGCTGCAACGCATGGTCGAGCGGGTACGCCGCGCTGAACTTGTGGATAAGGTGGTTGTGGCAACCACCGGGCATCCTGCCGACGACATCATTGCAGACCTGTGCCGGCGCATGGGGTGCGGCTGCTTCCGCGGGGCGGAGCATGATGTTATGGACAGGGTGCTGCGTGCCGCCCAAGAGGCAGAGGCTGCGGAGGTTGTGCATCTGACCGGTGACTGCCCGTTTGCAGATGCTGAACTGATAGACGCCACTGTGGCTTTTTTTCGTGCAAACAGTTTTGATTATGTGGGCAACAACCTGAACGGAACGTTTCCCATCGGGCTTGATGTAAGAATGTTTGCAACGCAGGCTCTGCGTGATGCTGCGGCGCGGACCAGTAATCCCGTGGACAGAGTTCATGTCACTTACTACCTGTACATGCATCCGGAGCGGTATGCCGTGGGCGGCTGGGATGCCCCGCAGGGAATGCACGCCGGTTACAGGCTGACGGTGGACGAGTTTGCGGACTACCGTCTTGCCCTGACTGTTTTCCGGGCGTTGAGCAGGCAAAGCGCCGCGTTCCCCTCGTTTTCCGTCAGCGAGCTTATGGCTTTTCTGAAGGATAATCCCGCCATCGCGGCTTTGAATGCCCATGTGCGGCAGAAAGCCCCGGAAGAAGGCTGA